Proteins encoded by one window of Bacillus sp. DTU_2020_1000418_1_SI_GHA_SEK_038:
- a CDS encoding nucleoside hydrolase has protein sequence MKKVIIDVDTGVDDALAILYATQSEQLDILGITTVCGNVPLDQVNINTNRMLKLLGIENKINVYKGASRPLLREPFHEFRVHGEDGIGGALDHIDTVIQENNIFAADFIIEQAEKYKGELTLIMVAPLTNLALALRKEPRLAEWVKDVVIMGGIVQSSGRGNTLPTSEFNIYGDPESAKIVFHSGMDITLVSLDVTRQVMLSEEHINGLKGTKYYEFVKNSTGVYREFSLDLYGVNACALHDPLAVAVALDKSLVKTEKYYVDVETKSDLSYGQTICDFRNLLKKEPNVNICVDVDHERFLERFIEYLKK, from the coding sequence GTGAAAAAGGTAATTATCGATGTGGATACTGGAGTAGATGACGCACTTGCCATTTTGTATGCGACACAGAGCGAACAGTTAGATATTTTAGGAATTACAACGGTTTGCGGAAATGTTCCACTTGATCAAGTAAATATTAATACGAATAGAATGTTGAAATTACTCGGCATCGAAAACAAGATTAATGTATATAAAGGTGCTTCTCGTCCTCTTCTAAGAGAACCTTTTCATGAATTTAGAGTTCATGGAGAAGATGGGATCGGTGGTGCGCTTGATCATATCGATACAGTCATCCAAGAAAATAATATTTTTGCTGCTGATTTCATTATCGAACAAGCAGAAAAATATAAGGGAGAACTCACTCTCATTATGGTTGCTCCATTGACAAACCTCGCTCTAGCCCTTCGTAAAGAACCTAGATTGGCCGAATGGGTTAAAGATGTTGTGATTATGGGGGGAATCGTTCAATCTTCCGGTAGAGGAAATACGTTGCCGACTTCTGAGTTTAATATTTATGGGGATCCAGAGTCAGCGAAAATTGTCTTCCATTCAGGCATGGACATTACTTTAGTTAGTTTAGATGTGACTCGACAAGTGATGCTTTCTGAAGAACATATTAATGGATTAAAGGGTACCAAATATTATGAGTTTGTCAAAAATAGTACAGGCGTGTACAGGGAATTTTCTTTAGACCTATATGGCGTCAATGCTTGTGCTTTACATGATCCACTAGCCGTTGCTGTGGCATTAGACAAAAGTCTTGTAAAGACAGAAAAATATTATGTTGACGTAGAGACAAAAAGTGATTTAAGCTATGGACAGACAATCTGTGACTTTAGAAATTTATTGAAAAAAGAACCAAATGTAAACATTTGTGTAGATGTAGATCACGAAAGATTTCTTGAACGTTTTATCGAATATTTGAAAAAATAG
- a CDS encoding NupC/NupG family nucleoside CNT transporter, giving the protein MKELNILWGLIGCSIIFFIAYLVSSNRKAINFRTVGLGFLLQLVFGYIVLKSKLGQEALQAVSAGVNKVIHYGDVGVAFVFGSLADKTGPAGSIFAVRVLAIIIFLSALISLLYHLGIMQIFVRIIGGFISRLLKVSKTESMSATANIFVGMSEAPLVIKPYLPHMTKSQIFAVMVGGLASVSGAVMIGLATMGVSIEYLIAASFMSAPAGLVMAKILMPETEENTEIDLKKLANDGENPKKRNILEVITDGAFDGAKIAFGVAVMLMAILGLVAFTNGVLGGIGGLFGFEGLSLEMIFGYLFAPLAFIIGIPWSEAVMAGNLIGQKLVFNEFVAFASFAGETAEFSQKAQAVITFTLCGFANLGSIGILVGALSTMAPNKKDVIQKLAFRALIAASLANLMSGAIAGIYF; this is encoded by the coding sequence GTGAAGGAATTGAATATTCTATGGGGTCTAATCGGATGCTCAATCATATTTTTTATTGCTTACCTAGTTTCTTCAAACAGGAAAGCGATTAATTTTCGTACAGTTGGTTTAGGATTTCTATTACAGCTCGTCTTTGGGTATATCGTTCTTAAATCAAAATTGGGTCAAGAAGCATTACAAGCAGTTTCAGCTGGGGTTAACAAGGTTATCCATTATGGAGATGTAGGTGTTGCGTTCGTATTCGGCAGTCTTGCAGATAAGACTGGTCCGGCAGGCTCAATTTTTGCGGTTAGAGTATTAGCAATAATTATCTTTTTATCAGCTTTAATTTCTCTTTTATATCACTTAGGAATCATGCAGATTTTTGTCCGAATTATCGGCGGGTTTATCTCAAGACTCTTAAAAGTTAGCAAGACTGAGTCAATGTCAGCTACAGCTAATATTTTCGTTGGGATGTCAGAAGCACCACTTGTTATTAAGCCTTATCTGCCACATATGACTAAATCGCAAATTTTTGCTGTCATGGTTGGAGGATTAGCATCTGTTTCTGGAGCTGTCATGATTGGACTAGCTACTATGGGTGTATCTATTGAATATTTAATTGCTGCGAGTTTCATGTCCGCTCCAGCAGGGCTTGTCATGGCTAAAATATTAATGCCGGAAACAGAAGAGAACACGGAGATTGACTTGAAGAAATTAGCAAACGATGGTGAAAATCCGAAGAAAAGAAATATTTTAGAAGTCATTACGGATGGTGCATTTGATGGTGCCAAAATAGCGTTTGGTGTTGCCGTTATGCTAATGGCTATTCTTGGATTAGTTGCATTCACAAATGGTGTCCTTGGCGGAATCGGAGGACTGTTCGGATTTGAAGGTCTATCTTTAGAAATGATCTTTGGTTATTTATTTGCACCGCTTGCTTTTATTATTGGAATTCCTTGGAGCGAAGCAGTAATGGCAGGGAACTTAATTGGGCAAAAATTAGTATTTAATGAATTTGTTGCCTTTGCTTCATTCGCTGGGGAAACAGCTGAATTTTCACAAAAAGCCCAAGCCGTTATCACGTTTACATTATGCGGATTTGCAAACTTAGGCTCTATTGGAATATTAGTAGGAGCATTATCAACCATGGCTCCAAATAAAAAAGATGTTATTCAGAAATTAGCCTTTCGTGCGTTAATTGCCGCTTCATTGGCAAATTTAATGAGTGGAGCTATTGCAGGAATTTATTTCTAA
- the rbsK gene encoding ribokinase, with protein sequence MAIEPKITVVGSINMDLVTITDQIPQIGETLLGNRFQTNPGGKGANQAVAAARLGANVNMIGCVGNDTFGKELLQHLNDEGVDVSNVEPVTGSTGTATIIVSNQDNSIIVVPAANEHVTAAFVESKRDVIAASDILILQLEIPLEGVLKAVEIAKENGVKVILNPAPIQELPTDLIEKIDYLTPNEHEFKELVNGMDEKVLKEKVILTKGSQGVSFYLDEKEVNIPAFQVNVVDTTGAGDSFNAGFAVALSKGLTLNAACKYGNAVAALSTTKLGAQTGMPTEIEVNDFIKTNE encoded by the coding sequence ATGGCCATTGAACCGAAAATAACGGTTGTCGGCAGCATTAATATGGATTTAGTGACGATAACCGATCAAATTCCCCAAATAGGCGAAACCCTATTAGGAAATCGATTTCAAACGAATCCTGGGGGAAAAGGCGCAAACCAAGCAGTGGCAGCAGCCCGATTAGGGGCAAATGTCAACATGATAGGGTGCGTTGGAAATGATACTTTTGGGAAAGAGCTTCTTCAACATCTAAATGACGAAGGTGTTGATGTAAGTAATGTGGAACCGGTTACAGGTTCAACGGGAACGGCTACGATCATTGTATCCAATCAAGATAATAGTATTATTGTCGTTCCTGCAGCAAACGAACATGTGACGGCAGCGTTCGTTGAATCAAAAAGAGATGTGATTGCTGCCAGTGACATTCTCATTCTTCAGCTAGAAATCCCACTTGAAGGGGTACTAAAAGCAGTGGAAATTGCCAAAGAAAATGGGGTCAAAGTCATTTTAAATCCTGCTCCCATTCAAGAGCTGCCAACAGATCTTATTGAAAAAATTGATTATCTAACACCGAATGAACATGAGTTTAAGGAATTAGTAAATGGAATGGATGAAAAAGTCTTAAAAGAAAAAGTAATCCTTACAAAAGGGAGCCAAGGTGTTAGTTTCTATCTAGATGAAAAAGAAGTAAATATACCAGCTTTCCAAGTAAATGTTGTAGACACTACTGGTGCTGGAGATTCATTCAACGCCGGATTTGCGGTTGCACTAAGCAAAGGGCTTACGTTGAATGCTGCGTGTAAATATGGAAATGCAGTTGCTGCGTTATCTACAACAAAGCTCGGTGCGCAAACGGGCATGCCAACGGAAATTGAAGTTAATGATTTTATCAAAACTAACGAGTAG
- a CDS encoding LacI family DNA-binding transcriptional regulator encodes MVSIKDVAKHAGLSVATVSRVLNNKGYVSEDSRKKIERAISELNYKPNAVARSLFKKQSKTLGLMLPDIMNPFFPELARAVEDVAIKLGYTVILCNSDENRDKEQSYLDMMMQKYVDGLIVASNTLSAEQIEMLNIPVVSLDREISKGLPTIVVENRKGARLAANFLKEIGRNRIAHIRGPHGIFTADERCKGYLEVISHEPWFKESFIIDGDFAMQTSIEATVKLLQLHPEIDGIFAANDTSAIGTIKAVHMLGKKVPEDIAIVGFDGIMMSVATTPELTTIVQPIYELGEKAATLLVQLIEKQPIKETFYTLDVHLVERQST; translated from the coding sequence ATGGTATCAATCAAGGATGTCGCAAAGCATGCAGGTCTTTCCGTAGCTACTGTTTCAAGAGTATTAAATAATAAAGGTTATGTAAGTGAAGATTCCAGAAAAAAGATCGAGCGGGCAATTAGCGAATTGAACTACAAACCTAATGCAGTAGCAAGGAGTCTATTTAAGAAACAATCGAAAACATTAGGCTTAATGCTCCCGGATATAATGAATCCATTCTTCCCAGAGCTTGCTCGAGCTGTTGAAGACGTAGCAATAAAGCTTGGCTATACGGTGATTCTATGCAATTCAGATGAGAATAGGGATAAAGAACAGAGTTATTTGGATATGATGATGCAGAAGTACGTAGATGGCTTAATTGTTGCATCTAATACTTTAAGTGCTGAGCAGATTGAGATGCTTAATATCCCTGTTGTCAGCCTTGACCGGGAAATTAGTAAGGGGCTGCCTACTATCGTTGTTGAAAATAGAAAAGGCGCAAGACTTGCTGCAAATTTTTTGAAAGAAATAGGGCGAAATCGGATTGCACATATTAGGGGTCCGCACGGTATTTTTACTGCAGATGAGCGGTGTAAAGGATATCTAGAAGTTATAAGTCATGAGCCTTGGTTTAAAGAATCGTTCATCATTGATGGAGATTTTGCCATGCAAACCTCTATAGAGGCAACCGTTAAGCTTTTGCAATTGCATCCTGAAATTGATGGGATATTTGCAGCGAATGATACAAGTGCCATTGGAACGATTAAAGCTGTGCATATGCTTGGGAAAAAAGTGCCCGAGGATATTGCGATTGTTGGATTTGATGGAATCATGATGTCTGTTGCTACAACGCCTGAATTAACAACAATTGTCCAGCCGATCTATGAATTAGGAGAAAAAGCAGCTACATTGCTCGTTCAATTAATCGAGAAGCAGCCAATTAAGGAAACATTCTATACATTAGATGTTCATCTTGTTGAAAGGCAATCAACTTAA
- a CDS encoding sporulation protein: MEINRSGEVVKGHFLIKGGTISQELKRIDCDLVTFNRTDEREEIVDSISILTTKIIQSEAVNKIPFSFLLPNNARLSTDTLSYRFKTRLAFKQGVESLDQDAIRIIQD; encoded by the coding sequence GTGGAAATAAATAGGTCTGGTGAAGTCGTAAAGGGTCATTTCTTGATTAAGGGCGGCACAATCTCACAAGAACTCAAAAGGATAGATTGCGATTTGGTCACCTTTAATAGGACAGATGAAAGAGAAGAAATTGTGGATTCTATCTCTATTTTAACTACTAAAATTATTCAGTCTGAAGCCGTAAACAAAATTCCATTCTCTTTCCTTTTGCCAAACAATGCCAGACTATCGACAGACACTTTATCCTATCGATTTAAAACAAGACTGGCCTTCAAACAAGGGGTGGAAAGCTTAGATCAGGACGCCATTCGGATTATTCAAGATTAG
- a CDS encoding isochorismatase family cysteine hydrolase yields MKKALINVDYTYDFVAEDGALTCGKPGQALEERITEITKEFIENDDYVVFAIDVHEKGDPCHPETKLFPPHNIRGTKGRDLYGALKEVYDENKSKKNVQYMDKTRYSAFAGTDLSIKLRERGITDIYIVGVCTDICVLHTAIGAYNEGYKIFIYEDAVASFNPNGHEWALTHFEKTLGATIIK; encoded by the coding sequence ATGAAAAAGGCATTAATTAATGTAGATTACACCTATGATTTTGTTGCAGAAGACGGCGCATTAACATGCGGAAAACCCGGTCAGGCTTTAGAAGAAAGAATTACAGAAATTACAAAAGAGTTTATTGAAAATGATGATTATGTCGTTTTTGCCATCGATGTCCATGAAAAAGGGGATCCATGTCATCCAGAAACGAAATTGTTTCCGCCCCATAATATTCGTGGTACAAAAGGTAGAGACTTGTATGGTGCCTTGAAAGAAGTATATGATGAAAATAAGAGCAAAAAGAATGTTCAATATATGGATAAAACAAGATATTCCGCTTTTGCCGGAACAGATCTCTCTATAAAACTTAGAGAGAGGGGGATTACAGATATATATATAGTGGGGGTATGTACAGATATTTGTGTACTCCATACGGCTATTGGTGCCTATAATGAAGGATACAAAATTTTTATTTACGAGGACGCAGTTGCGTCTTTCAATCCAAACGGGCACGAATGGGCGCTTACTCATTTTGAGAAAACACTAGGTGCTACGATTATTAAGTAA
- a CDS encoding ribose-phosphate diphosphokinase, which produces MSYILKDNFKMFTLNSNRELAEEMAQLLGCELGKCSSRQFSDGEIQIQIEESVRGSEVFLVQSASEPTNEHIMELLIMIDALKRASAKMINVVMPYYSYARQDRKARSREPITARLIANLLEMAGAARVLTIDFHSPQVQGFFDIPVDHLTGIPILADYFKKKALEDLVIVAPHNGGVVRARKMANLLNVPLALIDRRRPEHDETEIMHIIGNIEGKNAIIVDDLIDTAGTITTGANALFENGAKAVYACCTHAVLSGPAIERIESSPIKELVITNTINLSEKKRLDKITPLSVAPLLVEAIDRIHNEKAVSPLFE; this is translated from the coding sequence GTGTCATACATATTAAAAGATAATTTCAAAATGTTTACCTTAAACTCAAATCGAGAGCTTGCTGAAGAAATGGCACAACTTCTAGGTTGTGAGCTTGGGAAATGCTCAAGTAGACAATTTAGTGATGGCGAGATTCAAATTCAAATTGAAGAAAGTGTGAGAGGAAGTGAGGTATTTTTAGTTCAATCGGCTTCAGAGCCGACGAATGAACATATTATGGAACTCCTTATTATGATTGATGCCTTAAAAAGAGCTTCCGCTAAAATGATCAATGTTGTGATGCCTTACTATAGCTATGCGCGGCAAGACCGAAAAGCCCGTTCTCGGGAGCCGATTACAGCCAGACTCATTGCTAATCTTTTGGAAATGGCAGGAGCAGCTAGAGTCCTGACGATCGACTTTCATTCTCCGCAAGTACAAGGCTTTTTTGACATACCAGTGGATCATCTAACCGGGATTCCAATTCTGGCAGACTACTTTAAGAAAAAAGCATTGGAGGATCTTGTCATTGTGGCCCCGCACAATGGAGGCGTTGTTAGGGCAAGAAAGATGGCTAATTTGCTTAATGTGCCACTCGCTCTTATTGATCGCCGTCGTCCGGAGCATGATGAAACTGAAATCATGCACATTATCGGCAATATTGAAGGGAAAAACGCAATAATTGTTGATGATTTAATTGATACAGCTGGAACTATTACGACAGGTGCAAATGCTTTATTCGAGAATGGGGCAAAAGCAGTATACGCCTGCTGCACTCATGCTGTTCTTTCGGGCCCAGCTATTGAGCGAATCGAGTCTTCACCGATTAAAGAATTAGTCATAACAAATACAATTAACCTGTCAGAGAAAAAACGACTAGATAAAATTACACCATTATCTGTTGCGCCATTACTAGTAGAAGCAATCGACCGTATTCACAATGAAAAAGCTGTGAGCCCGTTATTTGAATAA
- a CDS encoding FMN-binding glutamate synthase family protein, whose translation MSTFSNIMIIGVSVLFIVTLLLILTVIVSLLVIRKRDKSQTQHAIRRNFPVLSRIRYLSEHIGPELRQYFFEGDHEAKPFSRLDFQYIVKAGKYAKNIIAFGSKRDFDKPGFYIRNAFFAKQLTDLIADNENFIATHKYIEDKDTLFARHEHREEAQIKPWLYTDADKIVIGKHSCRYPFTIKSPVAMSGMSYGALGDRAIKALSYGLKDAGAYMNTGEGGLSPHHLKGGADIMVQIGPAKFGFRNPDGSFSYDLLREKASHPQVKAFEIKLGQGAKIRGGHIEGSKVTPEIAEIRGVEPYKTIDSPNRFEEFDDMDMMMDFIDRIRDESGKPVGIKMVIGSEETFEEFAAYMAIMKRYPDFITIDGGEGGTGATYQAMADSVGLPIKPALMIAQRVLKKYNVRDKVTLIASGKLFSPDRIAIALSLGADICHIARGLMISVGCIGAQKCQSNECPVGVATTNPKLQKALVIEEKRYRVTNYMTTLREELFTLAAAAGLTSPRQFNEKHVVFVDQNFNVKTIDNVKQKDETREVVSIS comes from the coding sequence ATGAGCACCTTTAGCAACATCATGATAATTGGGGTATCTGTCCTATTTATCGTCACTCTATTACTAATTCTTACAGTAATCGTTTCATTATTGGTAATCAGAAAGAGGGATAAGTCACAAACTCAACACGCAATCAGACGAAATTTTCCTGTCCTTTCTCGTATTCGGTATCTTTCCGAACATATTGGCCCGGAATTAAGACAGTATTTTTTCGAAGGAGATCATGAAGCTAAGCCTTTTTCACGGCTAGACTTTCAATACATAGTGAAAGCAGGGAAATACGCCAAAAACATCATTGCATTCGGAAGTAAGCGCGATTTTGACAAACCAGGCTTTTATATTCGGAATGCTTTTTTTGCGAAACAACTAACAGATTTAATAGCTGATAATGAAAACTTTATCGCTACACATAAATATATAGAAGATAAAGATACACTATTTGCCCGTCATGAGCATAGAGAGGAGGCTCAAATCAAGCCATGGCTTTATACAGATGCAGATAAGATCGTCATTGGAAAACATTCATGCCGTTATCCTTTTACGATTAAAAGCCCTGTGGCCATGAGCGGAATGAGCTACGGAGCCCTAGGTGACCGAGCAATCAAGGCTCTTTCTTATGGATTGAAAGATGCGGGTGCCTATATGAATACAGGTGAAGGCGGCCTTTCGCCCCACCATCTAAAAGGCGGCGCAGATATTATGGTTCAGATTGGCCCAGCCAAGTTTGGATTTAGAAACCCTGATGGAAGCTTCTCTTATGATTTGCTTCGTGAAAAGGCAAGTCATCCTCAGGTAAAGGCATTTGAAATTAAACTAGGTCAAGGAGCAAAAATTCGCGGCGGGCACATTGAAGGTTCAAAAGTAACACCTGAAATTGCTGAGATCCGCGGAGTAGAGCCATATAAAACCATCGATTCCCCTAATAGATTTGAAGAATTCGATGATATGGACATGATGATGGATTTTATTGATAGAATTCGGGATGAATCCGGTAAGCCTGTCGGAATAAAAATGGTCATCGGCAGTGAAGAAACGTTTGAAGAATTTGCAGCTTATATGGCGATTATGAAGAGATACCCAGATTTCATTACCATTGATGGAGGCGAAGGCGGAACAGGTGCTACCTATCAAGCAATGGCTGATTCTGTCGGGCTTCCGATTAAACCAGCATTAATGATTGCTCAGAGAGTATTGAAAAAATATAACGTTCGAGATAAAGTCACGTTAATTGCCAGCGGGAAGCTGTTCTCCCCTGATCGAATTGCAATTGCACTCTCCCTTGGAGCGGATATCTGTCATATCGCCAGAGGACTAATGATTTCCGTTGGATGTATCGGCGCTCAAAAATGTCAATCCAACGAATGTCCAGTAGGAGTTGCTACTACGAATCCAAAGCTACAAAAAGCTTTAGTCATTGAAGAAAAAAGATATCGCGTAACAAACTATATGACAACACTTCGAGAAGAATTGTTCACGCTCGCAGCAGCTGCTGGTTTGACATCTCCTCGACAATTCAATGAAAAACATGTCGTCTTTGTTGATCAAAACTTTAATGTAAAAACGATAGACAATGTAAAGCAAAAAGATGAGACAAGAGAAGTTGTTTCCATTTCATAA
- a CDS encoding DUF502 domain-containing protein, which yields MKRVVQNFVKGIITIVPIILVIYVVYQLFIFLDSLLGNYLKPYLQEGYIPGIGLVLTLILITILGWLSNKVFTGTLILIIDRLLEKIPLIKTLYSVSKDTIQSFLGEKKSFSKVALVTIPGTEMKTIGFITTEDVESFYHPLKDYVAVYIQQTFQIAGLTVLIPKDKVEIIDVTPEDAMKFVVSGGMTSKKEEQTTSRRTSFE from the coding sequence ATGAAACGTGTTGTTCAAAATTTTGTTAAGGGGATTATCACCATTGTCCCGATTATTTTAGTTATTTATGTTGTCTATCAATTATTCATCTTTTTAGATAGTTTATTAGGAAATTATTTAAAGCCTTATTTACAAGAAGGTTATATTCCTGGAATTGGTTTAGTTCTTACCCTAATCCTGATCACAATTTTAGGATGGTTATCAAATAAAGTGTTCACAGGAACGCTAATCCTAATCATTGACAGATTACTAGAAAAAATCCCACTCATTAAAACGCTTTATTCAGTTAGTAAAGATACGATTCAATCATTCCTTGGCGAGAAAAAGTCATTTTCAAAAGTTGCATTGGTAACCATTCCGGGTACAGAAATGAAAACCATCGGATTTATAACTACGGAAGATGTCGAAAGTTTTTATCATCCATTAAAGGACTATGTAGCTGTCTATATCCAACAAACTTTTCAAATTGCTGGACTTACGGTTCTAATTCCGAAAGACAAAGTAGAAATCATTGATGTAACGCCAGAAGACGCGATGAAATTTGTTGTTTCAGGCGGAATGACATCAAAGAAAGAGGAACAAACCACTAGTCGTAGGACTTCATTTGAATAG